A segment of the Canis lupus baileyi chromosome 21, mCanLup2.hap1, whole genome shotgun sequence genome:
CAgtgtgaaagagaaaataattagtgCCTATTGCATACTTTGTATCTGATTATTCAAACTGCACAACTATGGAATATTGATATTAGAACTGCCCATgttgaaaagggagaaaaattatCAGACAAGTTAATTACCTTACTCCAGACCATATGGCCAGATCACTATCTTGGTCTTATGTATGAATCCAAAGTTAATCCACTGACCATAATATCAAAGTATCAACAGCATGCAGAATACAAGGCACAGCCACTGCCTGATGAGTTACCTTGAaccaattaaatgaaaattaattaccCGGATGTTCAAATTTAATTGTAGTAATGAGATACATAGAATATTTCAGGGAGGGTTAACGAGATAAAGATTTCCATAGATTGGAAGAGCTAAAAGGTAGACAAGAAGgagtggctttttaaattttttattcaagtaaagTTAATCtacaatgttttattagtttctggtgtacaatataatgatacAAAAATGGTATACATttttcagtgctcatcaagataagtgtacgcTCTAATCCCCTTCCCCTATATCACTCATCCCCCAACTCACTACCCCTCTGGCAATACTCCTTTGTTCACTGTATTCaagtctgcttttgtttgttagttctttatcctttctttgtttgtatggtttcttaaattccatataggagtaatatcatatagtatttgcctttctctaagtgacttatttcacttaacattataccctctaggtccttCCATGGTGTTGTAAATAACAAGATTATTCTCTTTTATGTCTAAgactattccattgtgtatacatgtatgtatgtttgtatgtatatatacacatcttctttatccattcatctattgattgAGTCTCTTATGTATCTTGGTTATTGAGAATAATGGgtcaataaacataggggtgcagatatttgcaaaagagTAGCTTTTAAGCATGGGGTGACATAGGAAAccaaaattttaactttatttttttttttttaagattttatttatttattcatgatagttacacagagagagacagagaggcagagacataggcagagggagaagcaggctccatgcagggagcccgacgtgggattcgatcccaggtctccaggatcgcgccccgggccaaaggcaggcgccaaaccgctgcgccacccagggatcccggaaaccAAAATTTTAGAGGTTAATTTAGCATAGTATATTGCATGAACTACAAAAAGACAAGAGTTACTAAAACAGAGGTGGAATATCGCTGTCCAACACAAGGGAAGCCTGGGTGCTGTTGTATGCCCCTTTTCAAACGGAAAGTAGAGAGGACTCAGAGCAGGAAGGAGCCTGAAATTTAACTCCAACAGTGCCTTGAAGTATCTATTAGTTGCAAATAAGGACGGGGAAAAGAGTCTATTATCCTATTATCCTTCAAAAAAGggatacattctttttttttaaagattttatttattatttatttatttatttatttattatttatttatttatgagagatgcacagagagagagagacgcagagacacagggagagggagaagcaggctccatgcagggagcctgacatgggactcaatccggggtctccaggatcatgtcctgggctgaaggtggtgctaccgctgagccacctgggctgcctgatacattcttttttttttttttttcaaaatcaaagaaTCAATTAGTATAAGAACttcaagttcttttaaaaaattggttaagTTCTCACAttctaaggaaaaggaaaggtaaaGAGTCCAGGCAAGGGCTGGATCCCATGGCATATGAATTAAGATAGTAAagtaaattcaaattaaaaataatgataataataaaaaagcttAGCCCCTAAACTAGCTCTTTGACTATATATAAAATTGTGATTGAAATATCACTGCTCCAGGGGCAccggtggctcaactggttaagtgtccaaaCCTTGGTTTcactcacgtcatgatctcagggctgtgggcttgagctccgcattgggctccttgctcactggTGAGTCTGCTAGAGATTATTCCTCTCCCATTGTGCTTCGCCTATGCTCGCTCttgtttcctctctctgtctttcaaataaataaataaataaataaataaataaataaataaatcttaaaaaaattatcattgcTCCTATTTAAGAAAGCCTATTACAGTTAATGCTTCCTACAAAAGCATATGGGCTGTACTAGCTAGAATTTTGATAGACTTTGTTGTAAAAATTAACTGAATAAATTAGGAAGTGCcagttttgatttttctatttgtatttcatatatttattgtgtGGGTATTTGTAAAAATAGAGAGCATTTATAGAATACTTccatatttaaaactatatttagaTAACAGGATtccattttgtttctgaaatttattttgcttttctcatgTCATCACCAAGGGGGTCAGTGCCTttcatatttagttttatttatttttaacttttttcttaagattttatttattcattcgtgagagacacacagagaggcagagacatagtcagagggagaagcaggctccatacagggagcctgatgtgggacttgatcccgggactccaggatcaatccctgagccataggcagatgctcaaccactgagccacccaggcgtccctgtatctAGTTTTAGAGAGTCCGTTACACTACATGGAATGGTGCATGTTACATGGTAGGAACtcaaaaaatgtttgttaaataaagaaataaattattcatttctctttctgccctcaAAATCTTTAAAGCCTTATTTCATGCAAttgatttgaaattttgaaaagctCCACGAAGTGTAGAGAAGGAAAGCATTATTTTAGTTCACAGATTAGAGAAAGGAAGGCCCGAGAGAAAGAAAACTGACTATGGTTATATAGCTCATGAATTTGCCTTTGTGCCAGAATTAGTCCTTGTAGCTTCTGATACCAAGTTGTCTCTTTAAATCGCATAAACATGAAATAAGATCTTGTAAATCTAAAATTCAGggactttgggatgcctgggtggctcagtggttgagcctctgtctgcctttggctcagggtatgatcccgagTCTGGGAATGGAGTCCTGggagaaacctgcttctccttttgcctgtgtctctgcctctctctctctctctctctcatgaatgaataaataaaatcttaaaaaaaataaaatgaaataaaattcagtaaCTTTAATATTAACAAAGAAGACATTGTAAATAGTATGACGATGTTAGAAATGTAAGTTCTAATAAATAGCATGATTATGAATTCTTTGGGTATCTGATGACACTTTGGAGAATTGTCAGAAGAAACATTCAACTGAGGGAAACAAGGGAAATGGGAAGTCACCAGATTATTTGCCCATCATTCCAGTGTGAGATCTAGTTAAGACAGAAGGAGCAATAGAGACAGAAGGAGTTTCAAGCTATCCTGTTCATTAATTAATGAAATGTttctacttgtattttttttttcctgtgagaatcattttttctttaagagcTATATGAAAAAAGTATTACAAATTAGCTTAGGTTCTTGGAAAAGATTAAAGATATGCTATTCCTATAGAAACATATTGGCACATTAATTGAAAATGAACATACAGTTTAAAGTAAAgctctttttgaaaaagaactgtatatttttttctgattatagaaATACTGAGAATATTGTGATAGCTTGAAAAATAGTCCTTGGGATTTTTTTGAAATTGTCATTATTTCTACAGGAAATAATTCAGTCacccttaaaaaataacaagggagggatgcctgggtggctcagcatttgagcatctgccttctgctcagggcgtaatcccagggtcagagatcgagtcccacattgggctcctttggggagcctgcttccccctctgcctatatctctgcctctctctctctctctctctctctctctatcattaataaataaaatctttaaaaaagagagagaaaatggtgaaattataatttcttaatgTAATCCTTTATTAGAAAAAACAATAATTGAAGTCCAATGTATGTCAGGTGAGTGCCACTCATGTCTATGCATTGTTCTAGTTTAGTTTTgtagaaaatctttctctctcaatattAAGTATCTAATTATTATTGTTTCATACATCTATTTTAGGTCAAAAGAAATATCACAGCCTCTTAGACTTCAGCTggtattatattttcattattgctTTCTATAATGTTGGTAAATATTAAGAGATTTCAACTAGGTCAGGATTAGGGTGAGGCAAGTGAGTTACCTCATGTGCAAACAactcaataatgaaaataataagatttttatgcaatatttaaaatttaaattgcaaaTTCCATCAtaataatggaattttatttatttttctaagttttttttaatatcagttaGTTAATATTCAGTGTATTATTAGGCTTATgtggagaatttagtgattcaacagaaaaatggaattttaaataaagacaggattGTACTTTGTAATTGCACAATTCATCTCACTTACTTGGATATAAGTCTGGCTATTTCAACCTATCAAGCAGGTGAGCTAGTCCAGGAAAATAAATGCTCCCTCCCTAAGCCTACTTTTGCAACCCCTACATAAGATGATTGCACATCTTTGTTTATGACTTGAACAAGTGTGACTATTAGTAATATTTCTTTTCACTctacaaaaaaaaacctaatctATTATATTATATGGTAAGCCTATTTATACAAAGCTTATAATTACTTGAAAATGTGCTGTAGGAAACtgattaaacaaatttatttttacaacacTTCCTCTAATTCATACCATGTTTAGTTCAATATTTCTTATGctgacttatctttttttttttttcttcaggcaAACCTTTGAGACTTAACTGCATTAAGCcatggaaaatattaataatgtcaCTGAATTTGTTCTGTTGGGACTTTCCCAgaataagaaagttaaaaactTATGCTttctattattcttattttgttacATAGCTATTTGGATGGGAAACTTGCTCATAATGATTTCTATCACATGCAGTCAGCTAATTGACCAacccatgtatttcttccttaatAATCTTGCCCTCTCAGATCTGTGTTATACCTCAACAGTGACACCCAAGCTAGTCACTGACTTGCTGGTAGAAAGTAACATGATTTCTTATACTAACTGTATGGCACAGCTTTTTGTCATGCATTTCTTTGGGGGGATTGAAGTCTTTATCCTCACGGggatggcctatgaccgctacgtggccatctgcaagccctTGCACTACACCGTCATCATGAACAGAAAGAGATGTTATGGCATAGTCATTGCTAGCTGTACTGGGGCATTTCTGCATTCTTTTGTCCAATGTCTCCTTACCATCACTTTACCTTTCTGTGGCCCCAATGAGATAGATCACTACTTTTGTGATGTGTATCCTTTGCTGAAACTGGCCTGCACAGATACCTACAGAGTTGGGATCTTAGTGGTTGCCAATTCCGGCATGATGGGCTTGGTGACCTTTGTAGTCTTGGTTCTATCCTACTTATTGATATTATACACCATCAAGTCTTACCCTGCAGAGAGCCGCACCAAAGCTCTTTCCACCTGCAGCTCCCATATCACAGTTGTGGTTCTGTTCTTTGTGCCTGTTCTCTTCATTTACATTCGCCCAGCCACAACTTTTCCAGAAGACAAAGTGTTTGCTCTTTTCTACACCATCATTGCTCCCATGTTCAACCCTCTGATTTACACATTAAGAAACATGGAGATGAAAAATACCTTGAGGAAAGTGTGGTGCCAGAAACCATGTTTGATTGGAAAGCAAATCATTATATAACCTACTTACGTGATAGTTACTGTACTTGAAAAACCATGAactttttttgtaagaaaaataagcatagaCATTGGTGTCACGGCATTAATAggataatttattttgaagtactttcttcttgctttattggtttcttatttaaaatttcccCTAGTAATAATCTGAGCCATCATTTTCTCGTTGAAGTTCTATTACActgttctttgaaatatttttcctttgaacttTATCCACAAGTTGCTAACTGGAGGTGTCCTTTCTAATCTCCTTTTATTTTGGATTCATGAATGAATCTATGAGTACATAAGCTGCATTTACATTAATCATCCCAGACATAAAGGGTCATCTCTGCGTTCTCATAAAAAAGGAACATCAGAAACTTAGAATCCTGTTTTTCACTCAGCTCATGAGTTTCCATATTCACTacaacaatttaaaaagcaaaaattattcaaataggGTCTAAGCAATAAAAATACTATGTATGAAATAATGGTTCtataaaaattggaaaagttTTTCTAAAATGACTTACTTAGATCATTTCAAAATCACagcattttattatagaaatatttgcTGTAAAATAGTAATGAAAAAGTCGTATTGATGATAAATAGTGTAGCCATATAATTCATTCTCCAAACTGAGCCTTGAGTGTAAAAAGAGGGTCTACAGATAATTGTGCTAACATAACAGACGTAAAATTAGATTGTGTCAGGAGAGTAGGATGTTTGACTAATTTTAAATGTCTGAGAAGTGTGGATGCCCCAGTAGAAAGATTAGTGGCAGACTGTAGGATCTCCACTATTACTGGGAACCAATGTGATTGTAAAAACAAATATAGATGCCAGTATTGAAACCACTTGGTCTAGAATatgcttaaatttattttttcctttgccatcaaaatgaaaactataaatttcCAATTTCTATGAAACTTCTATACATCTGGATATCTATAGATGTCTGTATTACTGAAAAAGCTTTTCAAATAATTGACATAAATAACAGTTTTGTCTTAATTATTTAGTAAAATTGAACTCACTGGACATCGTGAAACTAAAATGATGGAATGGAGAGCGGAATTATATAGCACAGGTTAGGGGTAGAAATGAACATAAATCAAATATGTAACTGAATATATAAGTGAAGCAACAAATGAAAGTTTATAGCACAGTGTGCAATGAAAAATTTTAGAGAagttcaaatagaaaaatatgattgGATAATTATCATTATAAGGGGTATGTTTGTAAaggtattaaaatttcaaaaactatTACTAGATCAGTTGATACCCTAACTGAATATTTAGCAAAATTAGTGTGTAGCCTACATCATGATACATGTCAGTTTGTACTGGTTCATTAAAGGTAACTCTTGAAACAGTGAGAAAATTATGAAccaatgtttatttttcacatttgatTTTGGGTTAAACTCTTAAGTTTATTGtctaataaaatgattttttattctatataacTGATATTACAAAGTAAACTAATAACAGAGATGACAATTAGGATTCGAATGATTTCTCCTAatgctcaaaataaaaaatttgaagttGGTAACAGCTGATAATTAAGCACGGAGATGAAAAATATCTTTCTACTTGAGAGATCCTGGAAAGGCAACTAtgctttcctcctctctttcttcctctgtaaaatggaagacATATTAACTATCTCAAAAGGTAATTgtaaaactgaaaggaaatgagTATTTGTTCTAAGAATGGAAACTGCttaccatatttttttattgtttctattatCCCTCATATCTGTACATTAATTTCTGTGAAACATTCAAATTAAAATTGTcaacatgaatattttattttatactttgaaatttttattttataaagatatacATAAGATTCTTGTAGCTTATGACtgtatatgttaaaataatattataataaacaaGATTTCAATCGATGCAagataattgtattttttctttaaaagctctAAAACTCTAACTTTGAATTAATGATCTaattatctgatttatttttagatgaCTAAACTGACATTCAGAGGTTTAGCATTTTTCTAAGCATCAAACAAGTAGTttggtaaagaaaaatattttttatataaactgATGGCAAGtgtcaaagttttattttaagcttGTCAGCAAGAAAGAAAGCTTCATAAAATACAGATCAAATATTTCACTCTTGATAGTAACATGTATAAAAGAAAGAGTAGAAGATGGAGTCAGGTGAGATTTTCAAACTAGATGCAACAGAgaatgtcttctttaaaaaaaaacaaaaaaacaaaaaaaccctccgAATTCACATAGTTGGATGAGTGAATCCAACCTCTCAAAGATGCACTTCTTTCCATTAAATTCCATTAAACAATGACTTAAATGTGCCATTCAATCCCCCCTCCTCTCATTTACtctcttatctatctatctatctatcatctatctatctatctatctatctatcatctatcatctatctttatctatcatctatctatcatcatcatcatcatc
Coding sequences within it:
- the LOC140613614 gene encoding olfactory receptor 4P4-like — protein: MENINNVTEFVLLGLSQNKKVKNLCFLLFLFCYIAIWMGNLLIMISITCSQLIDQPMYFFLNNLALSDLCYTSTVTPKLVTDLLVESNMISYTNCMAQLFVMHFFGGIEVFILTGMAYDRYVAICKPLHYTVIMNRKRCYGIVIASCTGAFLHSFVQCLLTITLPFCGPNEIDHYFCDVYPLLKLACTDTYRVGILVVANSGMMGLVTFVVLVLSYLLILYTIKSYPAESRTKALSTCSSHITVVVLFFVPVLFIYIRPATTFPEDKVFALFYTIIAPMFNPLIYTLRNMEMKNTLRKVWCQKPCLIGKQIII